Proteins encoded by one window of Pseudonocardia alni:
- a CDS encoding branched-chain amino acid ABC transporter permease, translating to MGLLITLLGALVLSGTAAAATAPAGPVPASPGAVAPFQQADGIDVSGTLRNQDGQPLPDVRITAERDGAPAGETRSEANGRWTLTVPGAGSYLFRLDEASLPPGTEVLQGETTREVTAGSLNTVVFRFGAEVEGTDTGGFATFLRLLVDGIRFGLVIGISAVGLSLIFGTTGLTNFAHGEMVTIGAVIAWFINVGGGVQLIPATIVAMLIGALLGAANELGIWRRLRRRGAGLIAQLVVSIGLSIALRYLVLIIFGGRSESFADYTGQTVRNYGPVALTDKDLSAIVIAIVVLVAVALLLQKTRIGKAMRAVSDNRDLAASSGIDVDRVVLFVWMLGGALATLGGVLFALSELSSTVQYEMGFRLLLLMFAGVILGGLGTAYGALLGCLIVGILVQLSTLVLPLDLKYLGGLAVLIVILVFRPQGLLGSRARIG from the coding sequence GTGGGCCTGCTCATCACCCTGCTGGGCGCGCTCGTCCTGTCCGGGACGGCCGCCGCGGCCACCGCCCCCGCCGGCCCCGTACCGGCCTCCCCCGGTGCCGTCGCCCCGTTCCAGCAGGCGGACGGCATCGACGTCAGCGGCACGCTGCGGAACCAGGACGGTCAGCCGCTGCCGGACGTACGCATCACCGCCGAGCGCGACGGTGCGCCGGCCGGTGAGACCCGCTCGGAGGCCAACGGCCGCTGGACCCTGACGGTCCCCGGCGCGGGCTCGTACCTGTTCCGGCTCGACGAGGCCTCGCTGCCGCCCGGCACCGAGGTCCTGCAGGGCGAGACCACCCGCGAGGTGACCGCCGGATCGCTGAACACCGTGGTGTTCCGCTTCGGCGCCGAGGTCGAGGGCACCGACACCGGCGGGTTCGCGACCTTCCTGCGGCTGCTCGTCGACGGGATCCGGTTCGGCCTGGTCATCGGCATCTCGGCGGTCGGCCTGTCGCTGATCTTCGGCACCACCGGCCTGACGAACTTCGCGCACGGCGAGATGGTCACCATCGGCGCCGTCATCGCCTGGTTCATCAACGTCGGCGGCGGCGTGCAGCTGATCCCCGCGACGATCGTCGCGATGCTCATCGGCGCCCTGCTGGGCGCCGCGAACGAGCTCGGCATCTGGCGGCGGCTGCGCCGGCGGGGCGCCGGGCTGATCGCCCAGCTCGTCGTCTCCATCGGCCTGTCGATCGCGCTGCGCTACCTCGTACTGATCATCTTCGGTGGCCGGTCGGAGTCCTTCGCCGACTACACCGGGCAGACCGTCCGGAACTACGGCCCGGTCGCGCTGACCGACAAGGACCTGTCGGCCATCGTCATCGCGATCGTCGTCCTCGTCGCGGTCGCGCTGCTGCTCCAGAAGACCCGCATCGGCAAGGCCATGCGCGCGGTGTCCGACAACCGGGACCTCGCCGCGTCGTCGGGCATCGACGTCGACCGCGTGGTGCTGTTCGTCTGGATGCTGGGCGGGGCGCTGGCCACCCTCGGCGGCGTGCTGTTCGCGCTGTCGGAGCTGTCCTCCACCGTCCAGTACGAGATGGGCTTCCGTCTGCTGCTGCTCATGTTCGCCGGCGTCATCCTCGGCGGCCTCGGCACCGCCTACGGCGCACTGCTCGGCTGCCTGATCGTCGGCATCCTGGTGCAGCTCTCGACGCTGGTGCTGCCGCTGGATCTCAAGTACCTGGGCGGGCTGGCCGTGCTGATCGTGATCCTCGTGTTCCGGCCGCAGGGCCTGCTCGGGTCCCGGGCACGGATCGGCTGA